In Candida albicans SC5314 chromosome 4, complete sequence, the genomic window CTTCTCCTCCTTCAGGTCCCTTGCTGACTACCAatttaattcattgattttattcTCTGTCTCTATCCTGCGTACtgaattgttattgttcTACACCAGCATCTTTACAATTCAGACCCTTGCAATTTGTCAACTCTATCAGGTATtgtttattctttttgtttcaatgaTTAATTCTCTATAGTAAAGATTTTCAGTACATACAAGTTAGGCCCCACAGATTGTCAATCAAGTCGGTTTCGAATAGACCTAGAAACAAATATTTAGTATTCAAGCACTTGCCGAAAATAGAAGAAGTGATTAACCAAATAGAAAGTCTAGACTCTTCAGTTTCggccttttttttttgttgttgattacTTCTTGCTGTTGGTATTTTGGTATCGTACCATAATGGGCAAAAAACTGACAAGGTTTTACAAACGTTTGTAGTATTTAATTGGGTTTGCCTTGGCATTTTGGACACAATTTGTTTGTGACActttatttataatcaGAAGTGAGCCTAAATAATAAAGTGTCGTATACTGAAACGAATAACAAGAACTCTGGCATCAAAAAGAATTCATTGTCAAGTTGGTTTCGAGTACAGAGACTCATTTCTGTAGACCAACCTAGATATAACCGCAATTGCTAATAAACGCCGAGATTTGAGAGcttgccaaaaaaaattactagAATCGAAACAAAGTATTGTCGAATTATATACATTTTTCTTATACTTTGTACCTCCTCTCTTGTTGAAGATATCCAATTAAAACTAACTCTATAGAAAATCCTAACATTACATCATTCCTGCGGGTGGCATCATTCCACCTGGTGGTCCTCCTGCTCCTGGTGGTCCTCCAGCACCTTCCTTCAATGACGATCTACCAGCtttcaataattcatcACACAACAATAAGTTTGAAGCTATACCAGTTGCTGAAGATATGGCATTTCTAACAACTCTAAAAGAATCCCAAATACCTTCTACTGTTGGGTCCATTGGCTCCCctgatttcaaatcaactCCAACAATGTGACCATCGATTATTTCATCTTGGCAGTTGGAAATGGTCTCCAATTGATCCAAACCAGCATTGGCAGATAACGTTTTTGGAATGACCAAAAGTGCTTCAGCAAAAGATTTGATACCAGGTTTGTTTTTACctttcaaaatctttttaCTAGCATCACTttgtaataaataattattgCAGCTTAACCAAAATGCACCAGCACCTGGTAAGATAGAGGCATCTTTAATCACATTAGAAACAGCTCTTAATCCATCTCTTATAGCATCTTTAGTTTGTTGTAAAACATGGCTGTTGGAACCTTTGATCAAAATTGTAGCAGCTCTTGGGTCTTTACATTCTGTGACATAGGTAAACTTATCCTCACCAATGGCGTTTTCATAAACTAGCCCAGCATATCCCAAAATTTCCGGActcaaatcatcaacagaGTTTTGTGCTTCTCCACCACAAATCAATTGCAAACGTTCCatgtttcttcttttagCTCTTCTTAACGCCAAAATACCATTCTTGGCCAACACATCCAAAGACATTGGGTCTATAcctttttgatttattataacAAACCCTTTATCGGAGTTCAAATCACACACTTCATTCTTCAATTCTATAATCTTTCgtaatttatcatcaacaaattttctttctgaGGCCACtaatttttctctttgttcGGCAGAGGAATAGAAAAACCCAGAGTTGACTTCAGTTTTTTCGTACTCCAAGGAGACATTaagaatcaaaatataaGCGTTCTTGACTCTTCTAGGCATATCTGGGTGTCTAGCTCCGTGATCCAAAACCAAACCTTGAATCAATTCAGTTTCTTTAGAATGGCCATGTTGCATAGTCATAATTTCAATCATATGTAAATCCAAATTTCTTTGTGATTCTTCTTTGACAGTCAATACGGCGTCAGTGACAATTGGAGTCAAAACATCAGCTAATTCATTGGTGACTTTAGTGGCTAATGATGACCGAGCAATTTGCAAAAGGAATTCACGATCAAAAGTTTCAACCTTTTGCTTAAACTGATCAAGGAATTCCAATGAAGTTTCACGAGCAATTTCAAACCCATCGACAATAACTTGTGGGTGAACACCTTCACTGATAAATCTTTCGGCTTGCTTTAATAATTCCCCAACTAACAAAATAACCGTTGTAGTTCCATCTCCAGTAATTTCATCTTGGGCAGTGGCAGCACGGGCTATCATCACTGCCGTTGGGTGTTGAATTTGCATTTCAGTTAATAAAGCTTTACCATCTTTAGTTAATTTCAATCCACCAGATCCATCAACTAACAACTTTAATGTTCCTTTAGGTCCCAAATTGGAAGCTAACACTTGTTGCAAGCCTTGAGCGGCATTAATGTTTACTTGTAGTGCTTGGGCACGTCTTATTGATTCTGCTTTAGGATTAAGTAATTGGATTGACGATGACATAGTCTCCCAAAGATATATGATTCAGAGTGATTTGATGTAACAAGATTAATGTGGGAAACGAAcgaaacaagaaaaattttttttttgtatgttTCTGTTTTTGCCATGGAAACGTCtacattgaaaaaaaaaaaagggcGAGaagtttttttgttttgctAAGATTACATTTTATACACGAATATCAAAGAACATTATAGAATGTCAGATTTTGCTAGCACGATATTCATACCTGCAAGAGACAATTTACGGATAAAACAAGATGATAGAGAAGGGGTAATTCGATTGTGTCGAGATATAACAAGCTATTCGAAAAAGGGGATATTTTCTTTGCATAGAACTATACTGGAAGATGAATTGATCAAAGAATTAGCTGGATATTTTAATGTTTTGAGTGATAGATTGGCTAAAATCCAAAAGAATTACCCTGAAAACATGCACTTACGAGGAACAATATCAGGAGCggttgaagaattgatcGAGTTTTTCACATTTGCTTTTTATAAatacaattttcaattattacgGTACGATgtgtttttgaaaatgatacaaattttgataaatggCGATGATGTTGAGCCAATTGTACAATACTTGATTAAGTCTGAGCTGTTGCCTGAAGCTATTGAGCCACATATTGACTTTATTGATCTAGCAGATTATCTAATGGGGATCTTTGATTGCACTGGTGAAATAATGAGAATGTGTATACTGCAACTGTCTCAATCAACAGGTGATTTTGAACTCAAGGCTACTTTGAATAACTACAgatttttacaaaaattgtACGATCAATATGTTTTATTGACACAGCACTATCTGGGAATTTCTATAAATCGAGGAGTTTTTGACGATTCAGCCAATCTGAGAGGAAACATTTCATTCACCAAAAAGCTACAAGTGTTTGAAAGTTCACTcaagaaaattgaatctACATTATTAGATATACTAGTTAGtgataaagaaataatataaatggCAATTTGTCTACTAATTATATTTGACACGacaattattttattctgGGTCCAGGTCCACCTGGAGATGTTTCCGTTCTGGCACTTAATACTTCACACCCGTCTTCGGTTACTAACAACATATGTTCGAACTGGGCAGAGCATTTACCATCTTGAGTGACAGCTGTCCATTTGTCTGGCCATGACAAATCCTTGTATGTTCCAACATTAAGCATTGGTTCTATAGTAAATACTTGACCTGGTTTAGCAATTCCAATGGCTTTATTTTTAGCATAATGAGGAATGTTGGGTTGACAGTGGAATAATGCCCCGCAACCATGGCCACAATATGTACGCACAACCGAACAGTTGTTTTCACTTGCATGCTTTTCAATGATATTACCCAATTCTCTAAATGCAATCCCTGGCTTTACATGTTTAATAGCTAAATCAAGACACTCTCTGGTGGTCTCAACCAAATTGACTAGTTCTGGATTGCATTTTGCCTTGTCACCAACGTAATAAGTTTCATTAAGATCAGCATGAAACCCAAGATAATATATAGTAACATCCAAGTTTATAATATCGCCGTCCTGTAACTTGGTTTTATCTGGTATACCATGACAAATAACTTCATTGATAGATGTACACAACGATTTAGGGAAATTGTAGTAGTTCAAAGGCGATGGATAAGCATTTCTTTTAACACATTCTTTATGCAAAATTGCATCCAATTCGTCGGTGGTGATACCTGGTTTAACGTGACTGGCAGTAATGTCCAACACTTCTCTGGCTATTTTAGTAACTTTtctgattttttcaatttctttcgGCGTCAATACAGGGATTTTCCCGATTCTATCgtttttgatttcactGATGGGTTTACCATCTTGGGCATAGTCAGGTAATTTAATATGTTTAGGGACGGCTCTTCTTGGTGTCAAGGGATAATGAGGTCTCAACTCGCCAGtgaattcaaaatttgggAATGGGTTGTAATCTTCAGAACCGTCTTCTGCCTTGTGGATACCTTTATGGATTGCCCAACTGGAACGGAAACAGATCTGATTGCAAAATACACTAGAAACGCCTTCTTTCAAACATACAGGACATTTCAAAGCTGATTCGGTTTCTTTACCACAATGTGGTGCTGCACAGATAGATGCCATGTTTTCTTATagtatatatgtatatagTTATTCTATAACTCTTGGTGAAAGTGATCACTGCAAATaagataaaaagaaaatatgtattgaaagaaagaaaaaaatttttttttctggttCTTCGCATGATTATGTGAGAAAGTGAAAAATGAGTCTCCATCAAATCTGTTCGTAATACcgttgtttgtttttcgAATGGGCGGGTCTTGTTGGCGGTGCAATCTGTCGCGTGATGCCGTACAAGCTTTTAATTCGATACGCCGAGATCTTCTGGACCGAAACTCAATGGTAGTAAATCCTGAAGGTACACCTTAATAAACCTGTTTTCTTCATTGAACATGTACACTGGGATTTCTGGGGCAAACTCTCTAATGAATTGACGACAAATTCCACAAGGAGTTATAGGGTCCTTGGTGTTTCCTGCAACTGCAATTGCTTTATATTTCTTATGACCATCGGTCTAGAGGTTGACAATAAGTCAAGTTAGTAAGAactcaattgataattcaaaaaaatcaaacacaTACCACTGCTTTAACGATTGCTGTTCGTTCAGCACAGACACCCGCCCCATATGATGCGTTTTCGACATTGGCACCAGATATAAACTCGCCCGATTCCGTTAAAAGGGTACATCCCACTCtgtaaaaaattaaaagaaaaaaagttaGTCACTTCCTCGTCGTGATTGGCAATCTATCAACATACCTGAATTTCGAATAAGGACAATAAGCGGCGGATTTGGCTATAATGAATTGttagcaaaaaaaaaacccaaacttgaaaagaataattgCATTCCCTGCTAAACATACCTTTGAtaacattttcttttaaattgGTAAATTCTGCGTCTGTTAACTCTTTATGATCAGTATACTTTGGAATCGACATAGTGTATAATTAAGAAGAAAGTGGTGGAAAAGGTACAACAGTTATCTCAAAACTACCTTAATcacaaatcaacaattataGCAGTCGTGTGCGTAATATCAAAACACTTTTCCACTCAAGTTTTTTCgggtggtggtggcaaCAAAAATGTATgggagaaaaaaaaaatgctaGGGAAAGACTCGACCTCTCCCAATTACAGAATACTACAACTGTATCAACAATGGTTACCTTAGAAGATTTAGAAAACAATCagcaacaagaagaaaatgttatagatcaagaaattttgaattcgTCTACTTCTGATATAATCAATAGAACCAAATTGTTGGATAATGACATTAAAGTTATGAGATCTGAATCACAGAGGTTGAACCATGAAAAGACCGTGATGTTGGAAAGAATAAAAGACAATCAAGAAAAgataaacaacaataagCAATTACCTTACTTGGTGGGAAATGTTGTGGAGTTATTAAATTTGGATGCTGACAAAGAGGCCAGTGAGCAAGGAGCCAACATTGATATCGACGCAGCTAGAGCTGGTAAATCAGCGGTAATCAAGACATCAACTAGACAGACTATATTTCTACCAATGATAGGGTTAGTTGACCCAAGCAAGTTAAAAccaaatgatttaattggCGTGAACAAGGACTCTTATCTTGTGTTGGATACTTTGCCTTCGGAATATGATTCGAGAGTGAAAGCGATGGAAGTGGATGAAAAACCAACTGAAGACTATTCTGATATTGGTGGATTGGACAAACAAATTGAGGAATTGATTGAAGCCGTGGTGTTGCCTATGAAACAAGCAGACAAGTTCAAAAACTTGGGTATCAAACCTCCAAAAGGTGCTTTAATGTATGGTCCACCTGGTACAGGTAAAACTTTATTAGCCAGAGCTTGTGCTGCCCAATCTGGTGCCAcgtttttgaaattggctGCTCCTCAATTGGTGCAAATGTTTATTGGGGATGGTGCAAAGTTAGTTCGTGACGCATTTGCTTTGGCTAAGGAAAAGGCTCcaacaattatatttattgatgaGTTGGATGCTATTGGTACCAAAAGATTCGACTCCGACAAAAGTGGTGATAGGGAGGTGCAAAGAACCATGTTGgaattgttgaatcaattggatGGGTTTGGGTCTGACGACAGAGTCAAGGTTTTAGCTGCTACTAATAGAGTCGATACATTAGACCCTGCATTGTTGAGATCAGGTAGATTGGATAGGAAAATCGAGTTCCCATTGCCATCAGAGGAAGCCAGAGAATCTGTGTTGAAAATCCATGCAAGAAAATTACACTGTGACAATAACTCGGTTAACTGGAGAGAATTGGCCAGATCTACTGACGAGTTCAATGGTGCCCAATTGAAGGCTGTTACAGTAGAGGCAGGTATGATTGCTTTGAGAAATGGTAAATCTATAATCAAACATGAAGACTTTGTGGAAGCTATTAGCGAAGTGCAAGCCAGAAAGTCCAAGTCAGTCAATTTCTACGCATAATGGGAGTTTTATGTTGTTGTGTAttttataaaatcaataataatataaaaaaacCTTTTCCTGTTAAATAATCAACTAAGAAAGCATCTAAACTATTGGATTGGtttgattgttttcttcaattcttctCTTAATTTATTAGACACTTCATCTTgaccatcatcatcatcccAATCTTCTTCCCATAAATTTTGTTCACTCAATTTATTGGTACTATTACTTGACCATTTAGAATCATCTTCTGgaaaatcttcaaattcatcatccTCTTCTAATGTCTTGAtaacatttttttcttcttcagtgAGACCTGATGTATGTTTCAGAGGGATTGTAGTAGATGGTTTAGAATCTAGTTTGGTGGCGTCTGACATTATGGTACTATTGATTTGATGTTGACTAAGTAGTGGTTGCCACTCatgacatttttttttttcctcgTTCTCAACTTTTGTTTCTTCAGTTCCAAGTACTTAAACGTTTACGCTTTTGGTGTGATTTGTACAGGAATGGCAAAATGTGATGTCGCCAACACTAAATGTTATTACAGAATATAGAGTATGATCTAACAAGCAAAATCTAAGAAagaattgtttaaattgttgattacGTATTGTCGTGGTCTAGTGGGCTAGTCGCAATTCGACAGTGTTGAGGTAAAAAAATCAGGCTGGGCTATATTGTACCAAAAGATCAAATACAATGGTCCTTGATGAGATGTTAGGCACTTGAGATATTAGATCCAACTTCTTGGTAATGCCAGGcttgatattatttttcagtAATTACTTTTTGTAGGCTTGTTTTCTGTAAAATGATATATAATTTTGGACAAATTATATCAGGAAACGTGTGGAACCACCATTCCCGTTAAAACATACCAAATGGCGTATATAGTAAACACTTACGGGGACTTGGCACATACCCATAACAACAAGGAGATTGTTACACGCAAACAAGGGGGGAAGTAAACTAGTACCAATAATGTTACATAATCTCAACAATAATGCATTAAaccaagaaataaatttcatGATTACTAATACCCCATTGAAAGTGACCTCATCCATGCTTCAATAAAAGAGTTTATCGGGACCATTCATG contains:
- a CDS encoding uncharacterized protein (Ortholog(s) have cytosol, nucleus localization) — its product is MSDFASTIFIPARDNLRIKQDDREGVIRLCRDITSYSKKGIFSLHRTISEDELIKELAGYFNVLSDRLAKIQKNYPENMHLRGTISGAVEELIEFFTFAFYKYNFQLLRYDVFLKMIQILINGDDVEPIVQYLIKSESLPEAIEPHIDFIDLADYLMGIFDCTGEIMRMCISQSSQSTGDFELKATLNNYRFLQKLYDQYVLLTQHYSGISINRGVFDDSANSRGNISFTKKLQVFESSLKKIESTLLDILVSDKEII
- a CDS encoding proteasome regulatory particle lid subunit (Ortholog(s) have role in SAGA complex localization to transcription regulatory region, exocytosis, filamentous growth, histone deubiquitination and mRNA export from nucleus, more) — encoded protein: MSDATKLDSKPSTTIPSKHTSGLTEEEKNVIKTLEEDDEFEDFPEDDSKWSSNSTNKLSEQNLWEEDWDDDDGQDEVSNKLREELKKTIKPIQ
- a CDS encoding methionine aminopeptidase (Ortholog(s) have mRNA binding, metalloaminopeptidase activity, role in negative regulation of gene expression, protein initiator methionine removal involved in protein maturation and cytosolic ribosome localization), producing MASICAAPHCGKETESALKCPVCLKEGVSSVFCNQICFRSSWAIHKGIHKAEDGSEDYNPFPNFEFTGELRPHYPLTPRRAVPKHIKLPDYAQDGKPISEIKNDRIGKIPVLTPKEIEKIRKVTKIAREVLDITASHVKPGITTDELDAILHKECVKRNAYPSPLNYYNFPKSLCTSINEVICHGIPDKTKLQDGDIINLDVTIYYLGFHADLNETYYVGDKAKCNPELVNLVETTRECLDLAIKHVKPGIAFRELGNIIEKHASENNCSVVRTYCGHGCGALFHCQPNIPHYAKNKAIGIAKPGQVFTIEPMLNVGTYKDLSWPDKWTAVTQDGKCSAQFEHMLLVTEDGCEVLSARTETSPGGPGPRIK
- the RPT5 gene encoding proteasome regulatory particle base subunit (26S proteasome regulatory subunit; transcript regulated by Nrg1 and Mig1; regulated by Gcn2 and Gcn4; protein level decreases in stationary phase), whose product is MVTLEDLENNQQQEENVIDQEILNSSTSDIINRTKLLDNDIKVMRSESQRLNHEKTVMLERIKDNQEKINNNKQLPYLVGNVVELLNLDADKEASEQGANIDIDAARAGKSAVIKTSTRQTIFLPMIGLVDPSKLKPNDLIGVNKDSYLVLDTLPSEYDSRVKAMEVDEKPTEDYSDIGGLDKQIEELIEAVVLPMKQADKFKNLGIKPPKGALMYGPPGTGKTLLARACAAQSGATFLKLAAPQLVQMFIGDGAKLVRDAFALAKEKAPTIIFIDELDAIGTKRFDSDKSGDREVQRTMLELLNQLDGFGSDDRVKVLAATNRVDTLDPALLRSGRLDRKIEFPLPSEEARESVLKIHARKLHCDNNSVNWRELARSTDEFNGAQLKAVTVEAGMIALRNGKSIIKHEDFVEAISEVQARKSKSVNFYA
- a CDS encoding cytidine deaminase (Ortholog(s) have cytidine deaminase activity, role in cytidine catabolic process, deoxycytidine catabolic process, pyrimidine-containing compound salvage and cytosol, nucleus localization), with protein sequence MSIPKYTDHKELTDAEFTNLKENVIKAKSAAYCPYSKFRVGCTLLTESGEFISGANVENASYGAGVCAERTAIVKAVTDGHKKYKAIAVAGNTKDPITPCGICRQFIREFAPEIPVYMFNEENRFIKVYLQDLLPLSFGPEDLGVSN
- the CCT6 gene encoding chaperonin-containing T-complex subunit (Putative cytosolic chaperonin Cct ring complex subunit; mutation confers hypersensitivity to cytochalasin D; GlcNAc-induced protein; Spider biofilm repressed); protein product: MSSSIQLLNPKAESIRRAQALQVNINAAQGLQQVLASNLGPKGTLKLLVDGSGGLKLTKDGKALLTEMQIQHPTAVMIARAATAQDEITGDGTTTVILLVGELLKQAERFISEGVHPQVIVDGFEIARETSLEFLDQFKQKVETFDREFLLQIARSSLATKVTNELADVLTPIVTDAVLTVKEESQRNLDLHMIEIMTMQHGHSKETELIQGLVLDHGARHPDMPRRVKNAYILILNVSLEYEKTEVNSGFFYSSAEQREKLVASERKFVDDKLRKIIELKNEVCDLNSDKGFVIINQKGIDPMSLDVLAKNGILALRRAKRRNMERLQLICGGEAQNSVDDLSPEILGYAGLVYENAIGEDKFTYVTECKDPRAATILIKGSNSHVLQQTKDAIRDGLRAVSNVIKDASILPGAGAFWLSCNNYLLQSDASKKILKGKNKPGIKSFAEALLVIPKTLSANAGLDQLETISNCQDEIIDGHIVGVDLKSGEPMDPTVEGIWDSFRVVRNAISSATGIASNLLLCDELLKAGRSSLKEGAGGPPGAGGPPGGMMPPAGMM